In one Sphingomonas sanguinis genomic region, the following are encoded:
- a CDS encoding VOC family protein, with protein MTCPTTTILLHVADMGTSTDFYRGVLQREPGDAGDAFTLFVMGSGTTLGLWRRDVIDPPAQGETGSIELGFKREHHEVDLCHADWVAQGVTMLMPPTDRPFGRSFVALDPDGHRLRVYALNG; from the coding sequence ATGACCTGTCCAACCACCACGATCCTGCTGCACGTCGCCGACATGGGGACCAGCACCGACTTTTACCGCGGCGTTTTGCAGCGCGAGCCGGGCGATGCCGGTGACGCCTTCACCCTGTTCGTGATGGGATCGGGCACGACCCTGGGCCTGTGGCGTCGCGATGTGATCGATCCGCCTGCGCAGGGGGAGACGGGCTCCATCGAATTGGGTTTCAAGCGTGAACATCACGAGGTGGATCTCTGCCATGCGGATTGGGTGGCGCAGGGTGTGACGATGTTGATGCCGCCGACGGATCGGCCGTTCGGGCGGAGCTTCGTCGCGCTTGATCCCGATGGGCACCGGTTGCGGGTCTATGCGCTGAACGGGTGA
- a CDS encoding NADH-quinone oxidoreductase subunit M, with product MQGFPILSVMLAVPAIAAIACLFLSANGARMLALAATLIDFALGIVLWTQFDVGGAQWQFVEHAPGIFGPFGWSLGIDGFALLLIMLSVFLMPICIGASWRAIDKRVPEYMGLFLFTEVLMIGTFAAQDLFLFYVFFEAGLIPMYLIIGIWGGANRIYASYKFFLYTLLGSLLMFVAMLYMARTAGTTSIPALLAYDFPASVQTWLWIAFFASFAVKMPMWPVHTWLPDAHVQAPTAGSVILAGVLLKLGGYGFLRFLLPMFPEASGQLTWLIFALSAVAVIYASLVALVQSDMKKLIAYSSVAHMAIVTIGLYAFNQQGIEGAMIMMLSHGLVSGALFLCVGVIYDRLHTREIARYGGLSINMPKYAVLFLFFTMASIGLPGTSGFVAEFLSLMGTYQVSTWTALLCTTGIILGAAYMLYLYRRVAYGEIKSDEVAAMPDLSSRELWLLAPIAAVTLWMGVYPESFLAPMRKDVTVLLQRIDRANPGSDSRPTAGNPALATTHAPEHQAAHGEAH from the coding sequence ATGCAGGGCTTCCCGATCCTCTCCGTCATGCTGGCGGTCCCGGCCATTGCCGCGATCGCCTGCCTTTTCCTCTCCGCAAACGGCGCGCGCATGCTGGCGCTCGCCGCCACGCTGATCGACTTCGCCCTGGGCATCGTGCTCTGGACGCAGTTCGACGTGGGCGGCGCGCAGTGGCAGTTCGTCGAACATGCCCCCGGCATTTTCGGCCCGTTCGGCTGGTCGCTCGGCATCGACGGTTTCGCGCTGCTGCTGATCATGCTCAGCGTGTTCCTGATGCCGATCTGCATCGGCGCCAGCTGGCGTGCGATCGACAAGCGCGTCCCGGAATATATGGGCCTGTTCCTGTTCACCGAAGTGCTGATGATCGGCACCTTCGCGGCGCAGGACCTGTTCCTCTTCTACGTCTTCTTCGAAGCCGGTCTGATCCCGATGTATCTGATCATCGGCATCTGGGGCGGGGCGAACCGCATCTACGCGTCGTACAAGTTCTTCCTGTACACGCTGCTCGGCTCGCTCCTCATGTTCGTCGCGATGCTCTATATGGCACGCACGGCGGGCACGACCTCGATCCCGGCGCTTCTTGCCTATGACTTCCCGGCCTCGGTCCAGACCTGGCTGTGGATCGCCTTCTTCGCCTCGTTCGCGGTCAAGATGCCGATGTGGCCGGTCCACACCTGGCTTCCCGACGCGCACGTGCAGGCGCCGACGGCGGGTTCGGTCATTCTGGCGGGCGTGCTGCTGAAGCTGGGCGGCTATGGCTTCCTGCGCTTCCTGCTGCCGATGTTCCCGGAGGCGAGCGGGCAGCTGACCTGGCTGATCTTCGCGCTCTCGGCGGTGGCGGTGATCTATGCCTCGCTGGTCGCGCTGGTGCAGTCCGACATGAAGAAGCTAATCGCCTATTCGTCGGTCGCGCACATGGCGATCGTGACCATCGGCCTCTATGCCTTCAACCAGCAGGGCATCGAAGGCGCGATGATCATGATGCTCAGCCACGGTCTGGTGTCGGGCGCGCTCTTCCTGTGCGTCGGCGTCATCTACGACCGGCTGCACACCCGTGAGATCGCGCGCTATGGCGGGCTGTCGATCAACATGCCGAAATATGCCGTGCTGTTCCTGTTCTTCACCATGGCATCGATCGGTCTGCCGGGCACCAGCGGCTTCGTTGCCGAGTTCCTGTCGCTGATGGGCACCTATCAGGTGTCGACCTGGACCGCGCTGCTCTGCACCACCGGCATCATCCTGGGTGCGGCTTACATGCTCTATCTCTATCGGCGGGTCGCTTATGGCGAGATCAAGTCGGATGAGGTCGCAGCGATGCCGGACCTGTCGAGCCGCGAGCTGTGGCTGCTTGCGCCGATCGCGGCGGTGACTTTGTGGATGGGCGTGTATCCGGAGAGCTTCCTGGCGCCGATGCGCAAGGACGTCACGGTCCTGCTGCAGCGGATCGACCGCGCGAACCCCGGTTCGGACAGCCGTCCGACCGCCGGTAACCCTGCGCTCGCCACCACCCATGCCCCTGAGCACCAAGCTGCGCACGGGGAGGCGCACTGA
- the nuoL gene encoding NADH-quinone oxidoreductase subunit L, producing MGLILAIVFLPLLAAAIAGFGNKAIGNVPAKVVTTGALFISCALSWPIFIGYLSGANGATVTPVLHWITSGTMSVDWALRVDSLTAIMLVVITSVSALVHLYSWGYMSEEPDQPRFFAYLCLFTFAMLMLVTADNLVQMFFGWEGVGLASYLLIGFWFRKPSANAAAIKAFVVNRVGDLGFMLGIFGTFLVFGTVSIPAILAAAPGMAGSTIGFLGYRFDTMTVLCLLLFVGAMGKSAQLGLHTWLPDAMEGPTPVSALIHAATMVTAGVFMVCRLSPMFETSPTALGVITVIGACTCFFAATVGTVQTDIKRVIAYSTCSQLGYMFFAAGVGAYGAAMFHLFTHAFFKALLFLGAGSVIHAMHHEQDMRYYGGLRRHIPLTFWAMMMGTLAITGVGIPALFGNPMAFGFAGFHSKDAIIEVAYAGGSGFAFWAGVIAALLTSFYSWRLMFLTFWGKPRWTGSEHIQHAIHDAHGHGHDDHAHGHAHDAHHNDAHSEDAGHEPHTHDAGHTDVPEGTGGYHPHESPLVMLIPLIVLSIGAIAAGFVFHGWFIEPEAGESYWKGAIAFNEHLMHSMHGVPVWVKLSATVVMLLGLLTAYLTYIRAPEFPAKFADQFRILYRFLLNKWYFDEIYHFLFVRPAFAIGRFLWHRGDEKTIDRFGPNGVAWLVQLGSKGAARFQTGYLYSYAFVMLIGLTAAVTWAILG from the coding sequence ATCGGGTTGATCCTCGCTATCGTCTTCCTGCCGTTGCTGGCCGCCGCCATTGCGGGGTTCGGCAACAAGGCCATCGGGAACGTGCCCGCCAAGGTCGTCACGACCGGCGCGCTGTTCATTTCCTGTGCCCTCTCATGGCCGATCTTCATCGGCTATCTGTCGGGCGCCAATGGCGCGACCGTCACGCCGGTGCTCCACTGGATTACCAGCGGCACCATGTCGGTCGACTGGGCGCTGCGCGTCGACTCGCTGACCGCGATCATGCTGGTGGTCATCACCAGCGTCTCGGCGCTCGTTCACCTCTATAGCTGGGGCTATATGAGCGAGGAGCCGGATCAGCCGCGCTTCTTCGCCTATCTCTGCCTCTTCACCTTCGCGATGCTGATGCTCGTGACGGCGGACAATCTGGTCCAGATGTTCTTCGGCTGGGAAGGCGTGGGTCTCGCGTCCTACCTGCTGATCGGCTTCTGGTTCCGTAAGCCCTCGGCCAATGCGGCCGCGATCAAGGCGTTCGTCGTCAACCGCGTCGGCGACCTCGGCTTCATGCTCGGTATCTTCGGTACCTTCCTGGTGTTCGGGACCGTCTCGATTCCGGCGATCCTGGCGGCGGCCCCCGGCATGGCGGGCTCGACCATCGGCTTCCTGGGCTATCGTTTCGACACGATGACCGTGCTCTGCCTGCTGCTGTTCGTCGGCGCGATGGGCAAGTCGGCGCAGCTCGGCCTCCACACCTGGCTGCCGGACGCGATGGAAGGCCCGACCCCGGTGTCGGCGTTGATCCACGCGGCGACCATGGTGACTGCTGGCGTGTTCATGGTGTGCCGCCTGTCGCCGATGTTCGAAACCTCGCCGACCGCGCTGGGCGTCATCACCGTGATCGGGGCCTGTACCTGCTTCTTCGCCGCGACCGTCGGCACGGTGCAGACCGACATCAAGCGCGTCATCGCCTATTCGACCTGTTCGCAGCTCGGCTATATGTTCTTCGCGGCCGGCGTCGGCGCGTACGGCGCGGCGATGTTCCACCTGTTCACGCACGCCTTCTTCAAGGCGCTGCTGTTCCTGGGTGCTGGCTCGGTCATCCATGCGATGCACCATGAGCAGGACATGCGTTATTATGGCGGTCTGCGTCGCCACATCCCGCTCACCTTCTGGGCGATGATGATGGGTACGCTGGCGATCACCGGCGTCGGTATCCCGGCTCTGTTCGGCAATCCGATGGCGTTCGGTTTCGCGGGCTTCCACTCGAAGGACGCGATCATCGAAGTCGCCTATGCCGGTGGTTCGGGCTTCGCCTTCTGGGCGGGCGTGATCGCCGCGCTGCTGACCAGCTTCTATTCGTGGCGCCTGATGTTCCTGACTTTCTGGGGCAAGCCGCGCTGGACCGGGTCGGAGCATATCCAGCACGCGATCCATGACGCGCATGGCCACGGCCATGACGACCACGCTCATGGGCACGCTCACGATGCGCATCATAACGACGCGCATTCGGAAGATGCCGGTCACGAGCCGCATACGCATGACGCGGGCCACACCGATGTGCCGGAAGGCACGGGGGGCTATCATCCGCATGAGAGCCCGCTGGTCATGCTGATCCCGCTGATCGTCCTGTCGATCGGCGCGATCGCGGCGGGCTTCGTCTTCCACGGCTGGTTCATCGAGCCGGAAGCGGGCGAGAGCTATTGGAAAGGTGCGATCGCCTTCAACGAGCATCTGATGCACTCGATGCACGGCGTGCCGGTGTGGGTGAAGCTGTCGGCGACGGTGGTGATGCTGCTCGGTCTGCTGACCGCGTATCTGACCTATATCCGTGCACCGGAGTTCCCGGCCAAGTTCGCGGATCAGTTCCGCATCCTGTATCGCTTCCTCCTCAACAAATGGTATTTCGACGAGATCTACCATTTCCTCTTCGTACGCCCCGCCTTCGCGATCGGCCGGTTCCTGTGGCACCGTGGCGACGAGAAGACGATCGACCGCTTCGGCCCCAATGGTGTCGCCTGGCTCGTTCAGCTCGGCAGCAAGGGTGCGGCGCGCTTCCAGACGGGATACCTCTACAGCTATGCCTTCGTCATGTTGATCGGCCTGACTGCGGCCGTCACCTGGGCCATTTTGGGTTGA
- a CDS encoding helix-turn-helix transcriptional regulator, translated as MARASRLFDLLHLLHRQSGVVSGRHLAEQLGISLRTLYRDIATLQAMGADVEGGAGVGYRLKPGFMLPPMRFPIEEVEALVLGARWVAERADPAMGQAARSAAARIMRAMTSEQADAMRDTALFIASRAEPYEAVVDPAPLRAAIRAERRLSLLYRDAEGRASERIIWPMAIALFDRADVLLGWCELRHAYRTFRIDRIVTARTMPERYPRRRSVMLREWREAEGIPEERFLLTETDAAVG; from the coding sequence ATGGCGCGCGCGTCCCGCCTGTTCGACCTTCTCCATCTGCTCCACCGTCAGAGCGGCGTCGTGTCCGGGCGGCATCTGGCCGAGCAACTCGGCATCTCGCTGCGTACCCTGTACCGCGATATTGCAACGCTTCAGGCGATGGGCGCCGATGTCGAGGGTGGGGCGGGGGTCGGTTATCGCCTGAAACCCGGTTTCATGCTGCCGCCGATGCGTTTCCCGATCGAGGAGGTGGAGGCGCTGGTCCTGGGCGCCCGCTGGGTCGCCGAGCGGGCGGACCCGGCGATGGGGCAGGCCGCGCGCAGTGCCGCCGCCCGGATCATGCGTGCGATGACGTCGGAGCAAGCCGACGCGATGCGCGACACGGCGCTTTTTATCGCCTCGCGTGCCGAACCTTATGAAGCGGTGGTCGACCCAGCACCGCTACGCGCCGCGATCCGAGCGGAGCGCCGTCTGTCGCTGCTGTATCGCGATGCCGAAGGGCGGGCGTCCGAACGGATTATCTGGCCGATGGCGATCGCTCTGTTCGACCGGGCGGACGTGCTGTTGGGTTGGTGCGAGCTGCGCCATGCGTACCGGACGTTCCGCATCGATCGGATCGTCACTGCCCGGACCATGCCCGAGCGTTATCCGCGTCGTCGCTCGGTCATGCTCCGTGAATGGCGTGAGGCGGAGGGAATTCCCGAGGAGCGTTTCCTGCTGACGGAAACTGACGCGGCGGTCGGATAG
- a CDS encoding Hpt domain-containing protein, translating to MTYEHGTIDSTLAAVAGDEPAVIQDLRRAFVEGVTRAMEAMHMAGDAREWREAALRLKGLAASVNALPLMTLAAQAAERDAPDPQLLDRIGDQVARL from the coding sequence ATGACCTATGAGCACGGAACGATCGATTCTACCCTGGCGGCGGTAGCCGGTGATGAACCGGCCGTTATTCAGGATCTTCGCCGTGCCTTTGTCGAGGGCGTGACCCGCGCGATGGAGGCCATGCACATGGCCGGAGACGCCCGCGAATGGCGCGAGGCGGCGCTGCGGCTGAAGGGGCTGGCGGCCAGCGTCAACGCGCTGCCGCTGATGACCCTGGCGGCGCAGGCGGCCGAGCGCGATGCTCCGGACCCCCAGCTGCTCGACCGGATCGGGGATCAGGTCGCGCGTCTTTAA
- a CDS encoding ribonuclease J, with protein sequence MTPKKELLFCALGGSGEIGMNVNLYGTEGKWVMVDCGITFADPAYPGIDVILPDLSFIEDRLNDLVGIVLTHGHEDHIGALPYLAEDLGVPIYATAFTAGLVRGKLEEEGSANRVKLRVMETGKTFEVGPFDFTFVPLSHSIPEANALLIETAVGRVFHTGDWKLDQTPVIGKPASPAQLSSIGDMGVDVLVCDSTNAFNTEASGSEASVRPGIAETVAKAKGRVVITTFASNAARLVTLGEVAKETGRKLCVTGRSLDRILKVGRACGYFKGFPEVVDPETAMRLPKDRVLIVATGGQGEPRAALSRIAEGSHTIRLDTGDTVIFSARQIPGNETAVGRIQNILAGKGVRMVTERQAHVHVSGHPGQPELAQMYKWLRPRTLMPVHGEMRHMMEHARFATTQGVPQTIVQSDGDMIRLLPGNATKIGNAPVGRLVLDGDVILPSDGSTMNERRKLAINGQISVGVAVAKGRLVGSPQVRVQGVPVEDERDAFIAEAIAAAAKAVDGPRRATDKLREDIRLSVRKVATRWTGKKPIVDVLLIEG encoded by the coding sequence ATGACTCCCAAGAAAGAATTGCTGTTCTGCGCGCTCGGTGGATCGGGCGAAATCGGCATGAACGTGAACCTGTACGGCACCGAAGGTAAGTGGGTGATGGTCGATTGCGGCATCACCTTCGCCGATCCGGCCTATCCCGGCATCGATGTGATCCTGCCCGATCTGAGCTTCATCGAGGACCGGCTGAATGACTTGGTCGGCATCGTGCTGACCCATGGTCACGAGGACCATATCGGCGCGCTGCCCTATCTGGCCGAAGATCTGGGCGTGCCCATCTATGCCACCGCCTTCACCGCCGGGCTGGTCCGCGGCAAGCTGGAGGAAGAAGGCAGCGCCAACCGCGTCAAGCTGCGCGTGATGGAGACGGGCAAGACGTTCGAGGTCGGCCCGTTCGACTTCACCTTCGTGCCGCTGTCGCACTCGATCCCCGAGGCCAATGCGCTGCTGATCGAGACGGCGGTCGGTCGCGTGTTCCATACCGGCGACTGGAAGCTCGACCAGACCCCCGTCATCGGCAAGCCCGCCAGCCCGGCGCAGCTTTCGTCGATCGGCGACATGGGCGTCGACGTGCTGGTGTGCGACTCCACCAACGCCTTCAACACCGAAGCCTCGGGCTCGGAAGCCAGCGTCCGCCCCGGCATCGCCGAGACGGTCGCCAAGGCCAAGGGTCGGGTGGTCATCACCACCTTCGCCTCCAACGCCGCGCGTCTGGTGACGCTGGGCGAGGTGGCGAAGGAAACCGGGCGCAAGCTGTGCGTCACCGGCCGTTCGCTCGACCGGATCCTGAAGGTCGGCCGCGCCTGCGGTTACTTCAAGGGCTTCCCGGAGGTCGTCGATCCCGAGACAGCAATGCGCCTGCCGAAGGACCGCGTGCTGATCGTCGCCACCGGCGGACAGGGCGAGCCGCGCGCGGCGCTGTCGCGTATCGCCGAGGGCAGCCACACGATCCGGCTCGATACCGGCGACACCGTCATCTTCTCGGCGCGGCAGATTCCGGGCAACGAGACGGCGGTCGGCCGTATCCAGAACATCTTGGCGGGCAAGGGCGTCCGCATGGTCACCGAGCGTCAGGCGCATGTCCATGTGTCGGGCCATCCCGGCCAGCCCGAACTGGCGCAGATGTACAAGTGGCTGCGCCCGCGCACGCTGATGCCGGTGCATGGCGAGATGCGGCACATGATGGAACATGCCCGCTTCGCGACCACGCAGGGCGTGCCGCAGACCATCGTTCAGTCGGACGGCGACATGATCCGCCTGCTGCCGGGCAATGCGACCAAGATCGGCAACGCGCCGGTCGGGCGCCTGGTGCTGGACGGCGACGTCATCCTGCCGTCGGACGGCTCGACCATGAACGAGCGGCGCAAGCTTGCGATCAACGGCCAGATTTCGGTCGGCGTCGCGGTCGCCAAGGGACGGCTGGTCGGCAGCCCGCAGGTCCGTGTTCAGGGCGTGCCGGTCGAGGACGAGCGTGACGCCTTCATTGCCGAGGCGATCGCTGCGGCGGCCAAGGCGGTCGATGGTCCGCGCCGCGCCACCGATAAGCTGCGCGAGGATATCCGCCTGTCGGTGCGCAAGGTCGCGACCCGCTGGACCGGCAAGAAGCCGATCGTCGATGTCCTGCTGATCGAGGGCTAA
- the nuoK gene encoding NADH-quinone oxidoreductase subunit NuoK has protein sequence MGVLGIFLNRKNLIVILMAIELILLAVNLNLVAFSAALQDLVGQVFAMFVLTVAAGESAIGLAILVIYFRGRGTIAVDDVNRMKG, from the coding sequence ATGGGGGTGCTGGGTATCTTCCTCAATCGGAAGAACCTGATCGTCATCCTCATGGCGATTGAGCTCATCCTGCTCGCCGTGAACCTGAACCTCGTCGCCTTCTCGGCCGCGCTTCAGGATCTGGTGGGTCAGGTCTTCGCCATGTTCGTGCTGACCGTGGCCGCCGGTGAATCGGCGATCGGTCTGGCGATCCTGGTCATCTATTTCCGTGGCCGCGGCACCATCGCGGTCGACGACGTCAACCGGATGAAGGGGTAA
- the nuoN gene encoding NADH-quinone oxidoreductase subunit NuoN: MSYSLNLLMVLPELVLTLGAIALMLVAAWGGTNATRGISIAAVFVLAGAMVALAGPATTGGLAFGGLYRADAFAGFAKVLIYLATAVAIIMAPRFFARSPGEDLRPEYPILMLLSSVGMGMMVSAGDLLTLYVGLELQSLSAYVLASFMRRDGRSAEAGLKYFVLGALASGILLYGISLVYGFSGSTDFAQIALAYGRDAAAGTRSLGLMFGLVFVFAGLAFKMSAVPFHMWTPDVYEGAPTPVTAFFASAPKVAAMALAIRVAVEAMGSAMQQWQQIVTFAALASIILGAVAAIGQTNIKRLLAYSSINNVGFALIGLAAGTAQGVAAVLTYLTIYVVMTLGAFLIVIRMRDEDGNPLESIASLSGLSRTRPALAWAMAFFMFSVAGIPPLLGFYAKFAVFNAAVAAGLFPLAVIGVVASVIGAYYYLRIIKTMFFDEPVGAWANSDVQPVENGLIALSALFVSPVGYLAIPLLGAWSLAAARALF, encoded by the coding sequence ATGAGCTATTCGTTGAACCTTTTGATGGTCCTGCCCGAGCTGGTGCTGACCCTCGGCGCGATCGCGCTGATGCTCGTCGCCGCCTGGGGCGGGACGAACGCCACCCGCGGCATCTCGATCGCGGCGGTGTTCGTGCTGGCGGGGGCGATGGTCGCGCTCGCCGGTCCGGCGACGACGGGCGGGCTCGCCTTTGGCGGTCTGTACCGCGCCGACGCCTTTGCCGGTTTCGCCAAGGTCCTGATCTATCTGGCGACTGCGGTGGCGATCATCATGGCGCCGCGCTTCTTCGCTCGCTCGCCGGGTGAGGATCTGCGTCCCGAATATCCGATCCTCATGCTGCTCTCCTCGGTCGGCATGGGCATGATGGTGTCGGCGGGCGATCTGCTGACCCTCTATGTCGGTCTCGAACTGCAGAGCCTGTCGGCTTATGTGCTGGCGAGCTTCATGCGTCGCGACGGTCGTTCGGCCGAAGCGGGTCTGAAGTATTTCGTTCTCGGCGCATTGGCCTCGGGCATCCTGCTTTACGGCATCTCGCTGGTCTACGGCTTCTCGGGTTCGACCGACTTCGCGCAGATCGCCCTGGCCTATGGTCGCGATGCCGCGGCCGGTACGCGTTCGCTGGGCCTGATGTTCGGCCTCGTGTTCGTGTTCGCCGGGCTGGCGTTCAAGATGTCGGCGGTGCCGTTCCACATGTGGACGCCGGACGTCTATGAAGGCGCGCCGACCCCGGTGACGGCCTTCTTCGCCTCGGCCCCCAAGGTCGCGGCAATGGCACTGGCCATCCGCGTCGCCGTCGAAGCGATGGGCTCGGCGATGCAGCAGTGGCAGCAGATCGTGACCTTCGCGGCGCTCGCGTCGATCATCCTGGGCGCAGTCGCGGCGATCGGGCAGACCAACATCAAGCGGCTGCTCGCCTATTCATCGATCAACAATGTCGGCTTCGCGCTGATCGGTCTGGCGGCCGGAACGGCGCAGGGTGTCGCGGCGGTGCTGACCTACCTCACCATCTACGTCGTCATGACGCTGGGTGCGTTCCTGATCGTCATCCGCATGCGCGACGAGGACGGCAATCCGCTCGAGTCGATCGCCAGCCTTTCGGGCCTGTCGCGTACGCGTCCGGCGCTGGCCTGGGCGATGGCGTTCTTTATGTTCTCGGTCGCGGGCATTCCGCCGCTGCTCGGCTTCTATGCCAAGTTTGCGGTATTCAATGCGGCGGTTGCGGCGGGGCTGTTCCCGCTGGCGGTGATCGGCGTCGTCGCCTCGGTGATCGGTGCCTATTACTACCTGCGCATCATCAAGACGATGTTCTTCGATGAGCCCGTCGGTGCCTGGGCCAATAGCGACGTTCAGCCCGTCGAGAATGGCCTGATCGCACTGTCGGCGCTGTTCGTCTCGCCGGTCGGCTATCTGGCCATCCCGCTGCTGGGCGCCTGGTCGCTGGCAGCCGCTCGGGCGCTGTTCTGA
- a CDS encoding type III pantothenate kinase: MLLAIDAGNTNVVFALLEGRTIKGRWRIATDPRRTGDEYAVWLSQLLALEGYAREDVTGVIIATVVPRALHNLQVLAQKYFKVEPLIAGRAPVEWGIAIDVDEPASLGADRAVNTIAAHELYPGDLITIDFGTATTLDISDYHGAYKGGIIAPGINLSLDALVTAAAKLPRIAIEAPESRSVIGRNTVDQMHIGIFWGYVAMIEGLVARLKAEVGRPVKVLATGGLAALLSPHTDVFDHIEPDLTIQGLAILWERAHIR; encoded by the coding sequence ATGCTGCTTGCGATCGATGCCGGGAACACGAACGTGGTCTTTGCGCTGCTCGAAGGGCGGACGATCAAGGGGCGTTGGCGCATCGCGACCGATCCGCGCCGCACCGGCGACGAATATGCGGTATGGCTCAGCCAGTTGCTGGCGCTGGAAGGCTATGCGCGCGAAGATGTGACCGGCGTCATCATCGCCACCGTCGTGCCGCGTGCGCTCCACAATCTTCAGGTGCTGGCGCAGAAATATTTCAAGGTCGAGCCGCTGATCGCAGGCCGCGCGCCGGTGGAATGGGGGATCGCGATCGACGTCGACGAACCCGCCTCGCTGGGCGCGGACCGCGCGGTCAACACGATCGCGGCGCACGAGCTTTATCCCGGCGATCTGATCACCATCGATTTCGGCACGGCGACCACCCTCGACATCAGCGATTATCACGGGGCGTATAAGGGCGGGATCATCGCACCCGGCATCAACCTGTCGCTTGACGCGCTGGTGACCGCTGCGGCCAAGCTGCCGCGTATCGCCATCGAGGCGCCGGAAAGCCGCAGCGTGATCGGCCGCAACACGGTCGACCAGATGCATATCGGCATCTTCTGGGGCTATGTCGCGATGATCGAGGGGCTGGTGGCGCGGCTGAAGGCCGAGGTCGGGCGGCCGGTCAAGGTGCTGGCAACCGGCGGACTGGCGGCGCTTTTGTCGCCCCACACCGATGTTTTCGATCATATCGAACCCGACCTGACCATTCAGGGGCTGGCGATCCTGTGGGAACGCGCCCATATCAGGTGA
- a CDS encoding biotin--[acetyl-CoA-carboxylase] ligase: MLHVPETGSTNADLRQLAEAGGEDGDWDGLWLRADRQTAGRGRQGREWSSPSGNYYGSTLVRLRPGDPMAATLALVAAVAIEDAVRSCLPDIGARLALKWPNDLLIDGAKLSGILLERTGDAVVIGMGINLASAPDLSDRATTALGDHGVTVSPQTMQTLLADAMTRWVAIWREQGLPSIIARWEAKAHPRGTALTAKLPDGQALTGSFDGLASDGALRLGLADGSGHVIHAGDIFLI; this comes from the coding sequence TTGCTGCACGTCCCGGAAACGGGATCGACCAATGCCGATCTTCGCCAGCTTGCCGAGGCAGGCGGCGAAGACGGCGATTGGGACGGCCTCTGGCTCCGCGCCGACCGCCAGACGGCGGGGCGCGGACGCCAGGGGCGGGAATGGTCATCCCCTTCCGGAAATTATTATGGATCGACGCTGGTCCGTTTGCGCCCCGGTGATCCGATGGCGGCGACGCTGGCGCTGGTCGCCGCCGTGGCGATCGAGGATGCGGTTCGATCCTGTCTTCCCGATATCGGCGCACGACTTGCGCTCAAATGGCCGAACGATCTGTTGATCGACGGTGCCAAATTGTCGGGCATCTTGTTGGAGCGTACGGGTGATGCGGTCGTCATCGGCATGGGGATCAACCTGGCGTCGGCCCCGGACCTATCCGACCGCGCCACGACCGCGCTTGGCGATCATGGCGTCACTGTCTCGCCCCAGACGATGCAGACGCTGCTCGCCGATGCGATGACCCGCTGGGTCGCGATCTGGCGTGAACAAGGGCTTCCCTCAATCATCGCGCGCTGGGAAGCCAAGGCGCATCCGCGCGGCACCGCGCTCACCGCCAAACTGCCGGACGGACAGGCGCTGACCGGAAGCTTTGACGGCCTGGCGAGCGACGGCGCTCTCAGGCTCGGCTTGGCGGACGGCTCCGGCCATGTCATCCATGCCGGCGATATCTTCCTGATCTGA
- a CDS encoding DUF1467 family protein has product MHWTSALAIYVLFWFLAVFLVLPFGVRTTHEAGGEHIPGTAESAPHVFLIGRFFLRTTIVATVMFVLFYLNYVYGWITADMLDWSGLSRGV; this is encoded by the coding sequence ATGCACTGGACGTCGGCCCTCGCGATCTACGTCCTGTTCTGGTTCCTCGCCGTGTTCCTGGTCCTGCCCTTCGGGGTCAGGACCACGCACGAGGCGGGCGGCGAGCACATCCCCGGCACCGCCGAAAGCGCGCCGCATGTCTTTCTGATCGGCCGCTTCTTCCTGCGCACGACGATCGTCGCGACGGTGATGTTCGTCCTGTTCTACCTGAACTATGTTTATGGCTGGATCACCGCCGATATGCTCGACTGGAGCGGGTTGAGCCGGGGCGTCTGA